The stretch of DNA TTTTACAATTCCttggtatttatttttatttattccttatgtttttatgctttaagtgctgtaagcatttttttcattatataagCCGTTGTTTTCCAttaaagatataaaattaaaaaaaaaagatttagaacttaataataaaaacaacaatttatgGACATTAAATGTACGTCAACAGGTGCCAAAGGGCAGTGTACTTTTATATTACATCTTACAAGGTCTTATTgacaaatatttagaattttttgctaaatatcGGTAAGATCGGTAATAAGAAAGTTTAGGAAAAATCCATGTGCCTAGGATTATATTTCTTAACtaactcaaaaaataataaaaattatctagaAGAGTCAATTCTCaatcaaaattctaaaaattacgttaaagaaattttaaaactctAGACAAGTGTAGGTTAAAGCTAATTTTGGATTTTGCTTCTATAATATATAAACTTTATAAActgtttttttcaattatttttatctaatttttgctgaatctacaagttttttttttaatattattttgtttttattttttatttctaaccTTTTCCTGTGCTGTTcagaaaatagcaaaaaaaaagaaaaaaaaaaacattgtgggttaaataaagaatattaatgGGGAAAacggataaaataaaaaaaaatcatttataaaaaaCAATAGTATAAAGgaagtattttatttcaaccaataaaaaaatacttagaTTAAAGATCAACATTTTATTAGAAGTtcacatataaaattttataggaTACCATAATATTTCCattgaagtaatttttaagaaggttataaatttttaggagcTACTTTGGTCTTCAATAAgaactttagaattttctatttttaataaaatttcatagggtaatttaattttttatcatttatccTCCTTATGTCGCAGTTTCTAGGGAGTTTTCTTAAGGTTTTCACGTAAAATTGcgttcaatattttaaattttacaaactgAAACTATCAAATGTGTTTCAGGTgtcaaaagaaatgttttattttcttttgttttatcagtaaaatgatttttcttgaaacaaagaaatattcataaaatttaatttatgaatacttaattttttttagtctttaaACAGAAGATAATTTATCTGTTTCATTTCTTctgtatattttattctgaTAGAAACAAATTTGTCAATGGTACTCCAGCTGAATTTGCCAGCTGATACCAAGGCTCTTCCTTTGTGAagttatttatgattttagctgtgtttctttcagacacagcttttgtgtaccgagcaaaatcgaaagttgtcagatcgggctcaaacttgggatgagcacgaattagggtccccacattccaaaaaacgtatgcgccaaaaaatttttttgtccggccggccgtccgtccggccgtccggattgtaaacttaaattgcaagagaacggtaatagatagagacttgcggtaaacggcaaagtttaaaagtcgactggaagacgtcagattatgatgtcaaattttaccccccacccccgcgtccgccattttgaataacctcaaaattttgttttggctatatctcagcccctgtaatagctaaaaatctgaaattttgatatgttgtaggggccatcaagacctttccaacgatacctcattttcgaaaatcggtcaagccgtttagtcaatatggccgccacaatttttcatcgaaaatcgaccataactcgaaaacggcttgaccgattttgatcaacccaggctcaaatgaaagatctcaacaaaccctacaactctctagaacatccgaagttttaaaagtgaccgctagggggccaaaaatcaaaaacaaaattttcgatgagttttcgattaatatctcgaaaacgccattatcgatttgcttcattttttgatatgttatagctgaccatattatctagctccatgccaaaaatgaagaaaatctatgtctccgttctcgagatatagccttccaaagttggcatgtcatatctcgggttctacaagtccgattttgatcaactcaagtgcaaatgaaaggtttcgtgaagccctacaaatgtctagaacattgcaacttcgaaaaatgaccgcgagaggcgctaaagtcaaaatcaaaattttcgaaaatttcgaactcgaatatttcgaaaatgccattatcgatttacttcatattttaatatattatagttgaggttaagacctttccaacgatagctcaaactcgaaaatctatggagccgttcccgagatatggcgttttaaagatttcttgggggatgacttttcaacttttcccgactttgcgcgtatttaaattaatttacgctctagtttgctctcacaaaattggtacactgaaagaaacacagctctcgtaagcttggtcagcttaccagtacatttttttattttatctacgTCTTATTAGTAAGAATTAggtgaagtttttcttttgagaatattaaattaccaTTTAACTAGAAAAAAccacatattttaatttttttaatgttttcaatttaattaggaTGTTTTTATAAGTCGATTTGTAGAATTATGGCATATAAAGTGTTTTTATAtacatccttttttttaatattaatttatctgTGAAGGCTTTCTCTTATATATTTAAAGCAGAAATTGAGGAACGTTACTCAGTTCTTTCTTAGTTTGTTGAATGGACAggtgattttaaaaatgattgaaaatcgAAGTGaaatttctgagaaatatTCATCAGAGGAGATTTCTGATAAGAGTTTCTCATTAGGTGCAGAAATCAGTACtgattttaattacaaacatAAAGTTGTGTGGAATTATGCACTTGTTGGTATAGTTTTTCACTTATTGGGCCTTGTGGGAATTATCCTTGTTCTTAGGCTCCAAGTTCATCCTCTTACAATAATTCACTGTGAGTagaagagatgaaaattttgggaaaaaaatgaatatttatgtgaaaaatttcgtgaaaaatatttcttatagcATTCGTGCTTCTTATCCTTACGGAACTTGGAATAACAATGGGAGCCCATAGATACTTCACCCATCGTACGTTTAAGGCAAACATCATAATACGACGAGTCCTTATTGTCCTATTTACAATGTGTGGTCAAAATTCACTGTGGCAATGGGTAAAGGATCATCGTCAACATCACAAATATTCAGACACCGATGCTGATCCACATAACGCACGGAGGGGCTTTTTCTTTTCCCATGTTGGGTGGTTAATATCCGAAAGGCACCCTAAAGTCCTGCAGTACAGCAAGGGTATTGATATGTCGGACCTAGAAGCTGATTCTTGGATAATGTTTCAGAATAAGTGAGGcactgagaattttcttttctttaaaatccaagataagcataaaaggatttttcttctataataGATACTACTTCCAAGTATACGCCGTGGTTTGCGTCCTTATTCCGTGCATTATTCCAATTATTCTCTGGAATGAGGACCCAGTGAAATCTTTTTTGGTCTGCTACAGCGCAAGAACGTGCCTTTCACtcacatttacatgcttcaTTAATAGTCTGGCCCATACCTACGGTCAGAGGCCCTACGATAAGACAATTCTTCCGCGACAGAATAAGTTTGTTAGCATCTTTATCGCCGGAGAGGGGTGGCACAACTTCCATCATGCATTTCCATGGGACTACAGAGCCTCAGAATTGGGTACATCATTCAACTTAGCCGCAAATGCGATTGATTTTTGTGCCAAAATGGGATGGGTGTATGACCTGAAGACAGTCAGCGTGCAATCCTTAGAGAAGCGAATTAAGAAAACCGGTGACAACTCCCATGAGAAGTACGGGAAACAAGCtagtaagaaattaatttaatttaagtctatttatgtatatttttttcaaaatatttattaaataaaataacgtATCCCTCActcaattccaaaaaaaaaaataatgctttTTCTTGCgtttaaaagaaagaactaGGGTGAATCTAGTCCTTGCCATTTAGTGCTAAGTTTGACTAAGTCCGGTTCCCTAAGTTGGGCTTAAGGTTTAAGAGTaagctttagtttttttcagATGCGGACTAAATTTCTTTAGGTgagattttatgattttagtTCTAGATCAGGCTGAATTTAACGATCAAAATATACGTCTGGCCGTATTTGTACATcgataataataaattacaacattacaaaataaattaaaatattccaaaaagcATTCAGCCCCAATTCAGATTGACctaattttaactttaaaaacttgATCTTAAGCGCAGCATAAAAAACAACagattaactttaaaaaaaacttaggtctagCTTAGAACTAGTGCAGCCTAGCCTAACTGAAATGCCCAATAACTTGGATCTTATGCTTGGTTTAATGAACGTAATTTTAGCCTAAATAACTTAGGCTTAGTTTAGAATTAGATCAGTTGAGGCTATCTCAAAACTACTATAAAGCCCGACTTAAAGTCAGGCCTAAGAAGCTTAACTCcagcttaaaaaacttagaccTACCTTGAAAACTTAggtctgacttaagaaactCAAACCGAACTTATTATTAGTCTTATTagtaaatttatcttttttgtctgttgtttgagaaaatctgaAATAATGGGTCCTAATTAGCAACCAAGAAATCAccgaaattaataaaatttcagaaaaaattcctgaaatttcATAGGGTTGTTTTTGACGCTGAATTGGACTCATGTCaagtcattttttaaattattctatttttttttctagaaagtTCAGTGTGCCACTAAAGTTTTTGTTATTCCTATTCCTA from Lutzomyia longipalpis isolate SR_M1_2022 chromosome 4, ASM2433408v1 encodes:
- the LOC129794498 gene encoding acyl-CoA Delta-9 desaturase-like; the encoded protein is MGAHRYFTHRTFKANIIIRRVLIVLFTMCGQNSLWQWVKDHRQHHKYSDTDADPHNARRGFFFSHVGWLISERHPKVLQYSKGIDMSDLEADSWIMFQNKYYFQVYAVVCVLIPCIIPIILWNEDPVKSFLVCYSARTCLSLTFTCFINSLAHTYGQRPYDKTILPRQNKFVSIFIAGEGWHNFHHAFPWDYRASELGTSFNLAANAIDFCAKMGWVYDLKTVSVQSLEKRIKKTGDNSHEKYGKQASKKLI